TTCATGTTTGCTTTGGGCCTTTTGcttcagtcttgtcttcagaTCAGGATTGTTTTGGCCACtcaataacttaatatttgttggCCCAGAAGAATTCTTTGGTAGCAACCGGGAAATGTTTTGGTCCGTATCCTGCTGCATCATTGTCACGgtggtggtaggacacaggcgcagagacgAAAGGGTGGTGGTAATCCATGgtttaatcaaaaacaaaagcagcaaccagtgacgtaggGCGTtcagtacaaaacaaaacaaaaatgaaccacaccaggtgtggccacacacagaacataaatagggtccccaattggaggcaacgatctacacctgcctcgaattggggagaccaaactgAGTAGTGGTGCTTGgaggcaccaccttctgtccGGTCCTGGCttatggccccagcccagcgcagagccaggacgtgacaatgtATTGAgctgatgtattgattaattCTACAACAGTATAGGGGAGTTGAGAACTACTAGCTTAGTATTGGACCGATTAGATAGGTACCGAGCCTGTTTTTAGACAAGTAGGAAGAATACAAGATATGTTGATGGTGCTGTAATTTGGAAAGGGACAAGACATCGGTGGACAGTTGGAAGTCTGGAGGTATTTGGAAACTTGCGGAGGAGAATGAAACTGACAAGAGGAATAAACCAAACTGGTTTAGACCatataaacatgtttatttttttttaactgtacatCAGACAGACTTTCACTGTTCTGGAgttagtctctctctgtctctatttgcaaatataatataataaactgttattgtgTGAAAGAAAATCTGTCTTACCTGCCTTAGAGTTCTAATTAGTGAGTTTCTACCAGACCATTCAGAGATCCTCATTGTAcagtaaatgaaaacaaagttgCAGCCATTCCTGCCCAAGCCATAGCAATACCTCCATATGTTTCACGGATGAGTTGATACGCAcggaatataaaaaaaattctccaaACCATCTGATGGTGGATGGTCTACTGACATACTTCATGACACGCATGGTACTCATTGTGTGTAGTACATCATTTTATTCCAGCCTAGATAAGAATTCTCTCACATATAGCCCACACAAACCTCACTCAGGGATTGTTCtatgtttttactattttccacattgtaaaataatagtgtAACCATCAAAACTATCAAATAACACACATGTGTTTAACAATTTAAAAGGCCttcattcttcaaagtagccaccggATTTGATGACAGATTTCTTGACAGTGGATCTTGCTTTTACTATACTATCTCTCTTGTTTCAGGCCCTACCTTTTTATGATTCTATAGAAATATAACCTTGCAGGCAGGTTAATTAATGGATCTAATCTTGATACAAGATCCCTTGCACCAAAAGGGAACGAGACAAGATGGTCTGGGAGGTGTGGGGGAAAGGTGGTGAACACTTTTGGGGTATTGATCTTGGAAAGGGTACCAAGTCTAGTGGGATAAGTTGGGGTATTCCtttattgttctgtttttatttgttcattttgcccataatatttcagttttttgtacTAATAGAACAGCCCTATACTATAAGTAAAATCTGCTGTATTGGTCTTTTATTCTGATTATCTCCAGCAAATATAGTGATACAGAAAGCCACTCAAACAACTTTGACATTTCAAGCATTGTTTGTTATGGTTTCACATATAATTTGTTAAAACTATTAGCCATCACAtggtttaataatttatttatttttgttaatcaaaaatattttatgagtGTATTATTACTGTAACGAAACTCAGCTAGACATTTTCCTATCATAGATTTTAACAAATTACTGTAATTGAGGTGCACATTAATTACCAGTTATACATACTGTATCTGCACTGCTAGTTAAGTTGATCTAACTATAATTTCTAACAATAAATTCTGAGACATTCATAAATGTCTCTGTAaagttattatatttttgagTTAAAACATTGATCAAAAACTATGGAGGTTTAACAAAACAGAGATTTACAGCTGAAATAATCTATTGTTGTACTGAATAAAAATCCCCCAAAAATTGGGACATGTTTATAAAGTAAAAATTAAGTACATATGTTTAGTATTTGCATATCTTTGATATTCAATTCAACTGCTAAGTGTCTGCGACCCATTGACCCCATCAGTATATGTACATCTCTTCCAAATCACATTTAcaccaaacaacaaaaaatttagCTTACAGCAGAAACTTTACAATTGAACATCTTTCTTACTCTATTCCGAATCTGACTGAGATTCATCCCATATATGATAGGGTTTAACAGAGGAGGAACAACTAGAAACTCCACAGCCATGATATTCCTCAGGGCCAACAGACTGGTGTTGCTGCCATATCGAGCGAACATCACATCAAAGACAAGAGATATGGTGAAGTTAATCAGTGTGATCAGATGAGGTACACAGGTTTGCATGAACTTCTTCCTTCCTGCCTGAGAACGCAAAGATGCTTTGATGATGTTCACATATGATACCAGGATAAGTATTGTTTGTGAGACTTGAGTTGATGTGAAAATGAAACCGTAGAGGTTGTTCAGAGTGATGTCAATGCAAGACAGCTTCACCACAGCCCAGTTTGAGCAGTAGAGTTTATCAATGTCAACACCACAGAGGGGTAACCTAGCTGTTAGCACTATTCCAATAGTAACTTCTAGCAATGAAAAAAGCCATGTTAGAAGAATCAGTGTCCACACTTTTCTAATAGTCATAATACAGTGGTAGTGGAGTGGCTTACAGATGGCAACATATCGGTCATAAGCCATCACTGTTAAGTTGGTAAATTCACAGTAAACATAGAAGTAGATGAAACATATCTGGGTCAAGCACCCAATGTATGTTATCACATGAGAGTCAAATGAAATGTCATAAAGTATCTTTGGGTAGAAAGATGAAGCACCAATGATACCATTAATACACAGATTACAgaggaataaatacattggAGTTTGCAACatattttccagaaatattGTGAGGATCAATGTTAGATTAATAAAAATGGTGAAGAGATATATGATAAGAATAAACACGAAGTAgatgtttctgtttctctgtgtcacaTTCAGTCCATGCAGCACAAACACTATCTCCTGGGAGGAGTTGAACAGGGTTGTCATTAACAACAGCAAAACAGGGCTATTGTTCACAGGGTATGAACATTTAGCTTTCATCCAAATGTTATCAAGTGgtctatttaaaacataacaCTAAATGTGTATGGCTAGTCCAACCACACTGACAGCTCTCTTTTTACCagtgttgtttgtattttgATTGCATGACAGTCTAAACCTTCCTGCttggtattttgtttaatttccgTTGGTATTTTTATAGCAGGAAAACCCCAAACCTTGTTGCGTCAGCACCTAGCTAGAGAACAGTAAATTGGGTGGAGTTAGTACAGTATTACAAATAAATCACATTCTGGTGTGTATGAAGCAATATCATTTATAGAATGATATATTTGCAAattattcattttacattttgggaTAAACCTTTACACTATTCACTGAATGAATGCGATGATCAATAGAAAcgtagcatttgaaatgttcataaCCGTTGTTGAACATTACAGCTTGTAAAATGCCGTTGGCATGGTACCCAATTCATGCACATTTTGGTGTGCAAAAAACATTAGTGTCatgaaaactaaataaaaaatcttcCCAAATATTTGAACATAAAGTAAAGGAGAAACCTTCCTATACTGAACTGTTAGAGTTCGATGATGAAATATGGGTAgtgtatgtaaataaaataatgacattattaatgattaaaacagaatacaaacaaCACTCAATTTTACCTGGAAGAGTGTCCTTTGCATtgttcattttgttgttgggtcCTGAACATACCAGATCATACGTAGGTTTGGACACTTCTCTCTCTACACCACACTTTTATTGGGCAGAATTTGAGTATCTGGAGAGACTGATGACATATACTGCTATCTCTAGAGGTTAATTTCCTGACGAGGCCACATTAATAAGACCATTATAATGAAATTCCAAAACAATAGCACAGAAA
This genomic window from Esox lucius isolate fEsoLuc1 chromosome 7, fEsoLuc1.pri, whole genome shotgun sequence contains:
- the LOC105008648 gene encoding olfactory receptor 4S1-like; translation: MTTLFNSSQEIVFVLHGLNVTQRNRNIYFVFILIIYLFTIFINLTLILTIFLENMLQTPMYLFLCNLCINGIIGASSFYPKILYDISFDSHVITYIGCLTQICFIYFYVYCEFTNLTVMAYDRYVAICKPLHYHCIMTIRKVWTLILLTWLFSLLEVTIGIVLTARLPLCGVDIDKLYCSNWAVVKLSCIDITLNNLYGFIFTSTQVSQTILILVSYVNIIKASLRSQAGRKKFMQTCVPHLITLINFTISLVFDVMFARYGSNTSLLALRNIMAVEFLVVPPLLNPIIYGMNLSQIRNRVRKMFNCKVSAVS